TTGTATTTCCAGCCATGATGGATTAACAGGAACCGGATTTACCGTCTCGCCTAAATACGTAcaaatcaaaaaaattataaggctTGACGTTATGGCACCACCTGCATATGGGACAGTGATCGCGGAGAGAAAGGGAACCTGACCAGGTGAGCACTCTGATCACCCAATTCCACCAACTTGTTGCCCAGATAGAGTTTGCAGGCTGCAGCACAGGGGAGCTGAACAGGACAGAGCCTGGCGGACAGTCTGAGTGAAGGAGACAGAGTTGAGAGCTCAAGAGGTCCATAGGACCAGAATTTGCCGGGAGTAATGGAGAGGAGACAGCTGCACAGAGAGGCAGCTCTGGAGACCCTTCAGAGCTAGCCTGTCTGGATGCAGTGTATGAGAAAGGGGGGAGTGGTGATCGATGACTCCCAGTTTCTGGAGTGAGTGGTTGTGTGGATAatggtgccatttactgagattgTGAAGATGGGTGGGGCGGGGGGATGTGTGAGCGTATGGGAGGAGTGAGTATACCAAGTGACCAGTTTTGGACAGGTGAACCATGAAGAGCCCTTgagacatccaagtggagatgcCATGTGGGTGGGTGAATGTATGTACTTGGACCTCAAAAGTGAAGTTCAGACTGGGGTTGTAGATTTTTGGAGTGATTAGCATGTAGCACTTTCTGAAGGCTTTTGTTTGTAGGGTGTGTTTCTCTCCCGCAGAGGACATGTTACAGGGGAAGGGCTAAAGAGACACAGGCAGATGACAGGAGAGATTGATATACAACAGCTGGAGAAAGCCACAGAGACAGGCAGAATGGATACCAGTCAGCGGAGAGTAAAAGCTGCGGTCCTAGCAATACCTTCCATTCATACACAGGGGTTCTGGTGAGgctgacataaaaacaaatataaaaatctgcTACAAATTTTACAAACAGTCCAGGTTCGACTGCAGATGAGACCACAGCATTTTCTGCCTCAAAAGACATCCGAGCGGAGATGTCACATAGGAGGGTGAATGTACTATGCACTTGGACCTCAAAAGTGAAGTTTGAACTGGGCTTGTAGATTGTGGAGTAATTAGTCAGACACACAGGTGTCCGATTGTCCTGACGGATACCAGGAGGGTCTCAGCGGCAGCGTGATTGTATCACTGATAAGGAAGAGGCCTGACAATCTAAGCAGAGAGTGGACCCGGTGGAGCAATTCTCATACCTGGATGGACCCACGTAGAGCCGCAgaggcggggggcggggaggggaggaggtggggctcTGTCTCCCTGTGTCCTGAATGCAGAGCATGAGCTTAGGCCTTCTACAGCACAAACCTTGCTTCTTTGGGACAGATGTTGGGGTGGGAGAGGTCTGTCACTCAAACGGAGGTGCCTCAGTCCCCAGGCCAGCAGGAGCAGGAGGTGGGCTTTGGAGTCCGGAAGATCCAGGCCcaaattttgcattttctgtttcctGGGTCTGTGGTCTAGTTCATGCAATGTGTCTGTGCCTGAGCTTCCTGATCTGTCAAATGGGGGTGCTGACATCCACCTCCCAGCACTGTTGTGAGAGGAAGAAAAGCCCCAGCACAGATCCCTCTGTGACATACAAGCTGCATAAAGGGTAGCTGAGGAAGCAGATGTTCCCAGGACGTTTGGGGGCCAGAGAGTTGGCTAGTGGAGAAGCACACAAAGCGAAGTGCCATCCTCTGGCCATGTCCGTTTCGTAGCCCCGCAGGTTGAGGATTTCCACTTGTTGCAGTTTAGAGACCCAGCTTATTAATTGTGAGACCTCGCTAATTGTGACCTAAGGCGTCGTGCCGGGGAAACGGGGCATAGTGTATCCCAGACCAGGCTGGAGGAGTTTGGGTGAAAGGGCAGGGCAGGACAGAGAAGCGTTGTGCAAAAGTGGGGGGATTGAGAAGAGATGATTGGGTGGGTCGAGCTGCACTGCAGGGTATGAGTGTGCGCGCCCgcagtaggaggaggaggaggagaggtgaAGCGGGTCTGGCGGGAAGAGCGCCCCCACCCTACCTTCGACCCCACCGCCCACCCACCCGCGGAATCGCATGCGCACTGGAGACCTGGAGGAAAGGGCTTTTGTTGGGAAAGCGGGCGGGCTGGAGGGGTCCGCGCATGCGCAGGCTACCCAGCCGCGGGGGGTGCACGGAGAAAAGGGGCGGGGTGGTCCgggctgctgtgctggcagcagtAGGCGAGGGCGCGGCTGCGGGGTTCCTGGTGCTGAGGACGGACGCCATTGGAGCCCCAGAGAAGGTAAGGATCCAGCCCCAGACAGGACCCGGAGAGGGCGAGTGGAACCCGACACGCTGCGCCCTCCCTCCGCCTCCGGATCTGAACAAAGCCCAAGCACTCAGAACCGGAACCCCATTAGACCCAAGGTCTAGATAGGAGCCCCCATCACCGTCAGACCCAGGCGCCCCGATCTGAGCCCTACTGAAACCGGAGCCCAGGATCCTCACCCCTTTAGCGGACCCCTGTGCTGCGAGCTGAGCTCCCTTGGAGCGgaggccccacccccaccccaatcaCTCCTAGATTACTCGAACCGAGCTGACCGCTTGCCCCCTTCCTGGAGTGCCCAGTCCTCGCGTTTGAGATCTCCAGCGCTCCGATTGGAGCCTCACCTAGGTCTGAGGCCCCCACTCCATCCGCCTCTAGTGCTCTAGTCTGAGCCCCACCTAGGCCCCCCGCCCGGACCTAGCCAAAAGGTCCCTGGGATTCTGTTTGGCAGAGCTTGCCGCTTGCCGCTGTCCCCGTTGTCTGAGCTCTCCCATCTGCTCCCCCGTCATCCCGGTCCCCTTCTCTGGCCCTTAAATCCAAaccctttgtttctctcttccccaATGCATCCCCTTCGGGACTCTTCGGACCCCAGCCCTCCAGAACAGCCCCTCTTCAAATCTAGCCGCTGGGATGGCGAGTCTGCCCATCCTAAACTCCGCTTTCGGTGCGGCGCCTCCTGCGACCTCCTCTGTCCCTTTCCTTGGGCTCTGTCCCTGACCAGGTCTACCCCATCAGAAAGCCAAACCGtcttccccccacctccccccctGCCCCCTACTGCCTAATATTGCCTAGTAACCTGATGATTGTCGCCCCTCACCTCCCGGGAGATCCCGCCTCCCATTGGATCCCGCCCCCTCCCCCTGCAGCTGCTTCACTCTCCCTCTCAGGCTGAgctctcatctccctgggaccCGCAGCATGGCTGAGGGAAGCTTCAGCGTGCAATCGGAAAGCTACAGTGTTGAAGACATGGATGAGGGTAGCGACGAAGTCCGGGAGGAAGAGATGGTTGAAGGCAACGACTATGAAGAATTCGGTGCGTTTGGTGGCTACGGCACCCTCACCAGCTTTGACATCCATATCCTCAGAGCCTTCGGAAGCTTGGGTCCCGGCCTTCGCATCTTATCGGTGAGGCCACCTGCTGGCCTGGGCCTTTCCCTTGTgaatgggggagggaggaggggggagcaAGGAGGGTTGTGTGGGAAAGGACTGCCCAGCTTCCCCAAATCTTTCCTCCCCTGCTCGGAAGAAGAGGATTTGGGAAGGTCTTGGGATGTTCAGGGCTGACTGCTGGGAAGAGGCTGGCCAGCACAGGCAAGCTAACACAAGTGTGTCGTCGAGTGACCTGCCTTCCCCAACCCCTCTCTCTGGCCTTGCAGAATGAGCCCTGGGAACTGGAAAACCCTGTGCTGGCCCAGACCCTGGTGGAGGCATTGCAACTGGATCCGGACACACTTGCCAATGAGACCGCCGCCCGTGCTGCCAATGTAGCCCGCGCCGCCGCCTCCAACCGTGCGGCTCGGGCCGCTGCCGCCGCTGCCCGTACCGCCTTCACTCAGGTGGTCGCTAGCCACCGGGTGGCCACGCCGCAGGTCTCAGGAGAGGATACCCAGCCCACGACCTACGCCGCCGAGGCTCAGGGGCCCACCCCTGAGCCACCCCTTGCTTCTCCGCAGACCTCCCAGATGTTAGTCACCAGTGAGATGGCTGCCCCCGGGGCCCCAGTAACCTCCACAAAGTCCCAGACAGGCTCCCCGGCCCAGGAGGCTGCTACCGAGGGCCCTAGTAGCGCCTGTGCTTTCTCTCAGGCTCCGTGTGCCAGGGAGGTGGACACCACCCGGCCCAGCACAGCCTTCCTGGGTCAGAATGATGTCTTTGATTTCACTCAGCCGGCGGGGGTCAGTGGCATGGCCTTCCCACGCCCCAAGAGACCTGCCCCAGCCCAAGAGGCTGCCACGGAGGGCTCCAGTGCTGCCTCCGGTGTGCCCCAGACTGGACCTGGCAGAGAGGTGGCAGCCACCCGGCCCAAGACCACCAAGTCAGGGAAGGCGCTGGCCAAGACTCGGTGGGTGGAGCCTCAGAACGTTGTGGCAGCAGCTGCTGCCAAGGCCAAGATGGCCACGAGCATCCCTGAGCCGGAGGGCGCAGCTGCTGCCACTGCTCAGCACAGTGCTGAGCCCTGGGCCAGGATGGGAGGCAAGAGGACCAAGAAGGTGAGatccccctgccccctgccacctccacacCCCCTTGCTCCtgtcctttccttctcctccctttcctgctcctctcctccctctcctctcccccttcttcctctcctctcctctttcctctccttctctcctcacctcccctctcctcccctcctctcctctcagctAGTCCATGTTTCTCCAACACAAGTTTGCTGAGCATGTTTTCACTCCACGTAGTCCCTACCCTCAGGACTGGTGGGAGAAGAGGctggctcagtgcctggcacttagtaagcaTGCAGCACATGCCAGCCGCTGCTGGTACTGCTCTCATTTCCAAGAGCCTGCTACGGGTGAGGTGCGTGCGGGGCGCTTTGGCACGGGGAGCCTGGTAGCCCTGGGTCTCTCCTGTCTCCAATGATACAGTCCAAGCACCTGGATGATGAGTATGAGAGCAGCGAGGAGGAGAGAGAGCCTCCTGCGGTCCCACCCACCTGGAGAGCATCACAGCCCTCATTGACGGTGCGGGCTCAGTTGGCCCCTCGGCGCCCGGTGGCCCCGAGGTCCCAGATACCCTCAAGGCACGTACTGTGCCTGCCGCCCCGCAACGTGACGCTTCTGCAAGAGAGGGTAAGAAGCccaccctcccccatctccctcctctcctcccttgtGGGCCATGTCTCTGCCCTCACCCATGCCTTGACCTCCCCGCGTGTTCCTCCTTCTCCAGGCAAATAAGTTGGTAAAATACCTGATGATTAAGGACTACAAGAAGATCCCCATCAAGCGTGCAGGTAGGCAGCCTGTGCCCCCTTCGCCATCCCCTAGTCTGTGGGCATCCCTTTGCTTGGGTGCTGCGGCTGGTCCCCTCCGTCGCCACAGGACGGGCTCCTGGCTGCACCACCCTCGGCAGGGTTGACCAAGGGGCTACAGCTCTATGACCCCTGCTCAGCCCAGGTGCTTTCTCCAACTCTTCCCCCTCCTGCAGACATGCTGAAGGATGTCATCAGAGAATATGATGAACATTTCCCTGAGATCATTGAACGAGCAACGTACACCCTGGAAAAGGTGGGTGCGGGATGGGAGTAGCTCTGTGGAGGAAGAGCAGGCATAGGGTGGGGCGACCCTGCAGCCCCTCAAGGCCCAGTCTCTGGAGCCATCTCTAACCTCTCCGACTCTGAGCTTCCACTGCACTGGCGGTTTGACTCGTGCTTCCTGCCCTTGGCTTCTCTCTCTCATGCTCTCTGAGTGTCTCGCCATCTTGCGAGGTGGGTCTCATGGCCTCTGCCAGCGTCAGCTCCCACGGCGAAGGTCCTCCGTGTGCTGTCTTCTTCCGCCCTCGCTCACGAGTTTGGATTCCTTGCTGAGGAGCAGTTCTAACAGGGAATCACTGTCTGCCGGCAGGTTGCCCAGCATGGGGTTTGGATCTCACACTCTGTTTTCTCCCCCATGTAGAAGTTTGGGATCCACCTGAAGGAGATCGACAAGGAAGAACACCTGTATATTCTTGTCTGCACACGGGACTCCTCAGCTCGCCTCCTTGGAAAGTAAGAAAGGGAAAGCGGGTTGTGGCCTTCCTCGGTGGTGTCCCTTCCCTGCCCACACCCCTTCAGTGAAGCAGGAAGACGGGGCTTGAGTGCGGTGCACGGCTCCCACACACGGTGAGGGCTGCCTGGTGACTGCTGGATGAAAGGAATGATAGCCTGGGGTGAGGCCTTGCTGCCGTCAGGTCTCCCCAAGCTGCTGCCGGGCTTTACCCCCAAAGCTTCGGAGGAAAGTGGcttgcctcttcctcctgcctgcctgGCCTGGACCCGGCAGAGCTGGCCTACGGGAGCGCTTCCTCTTCAGTGTAGGTCCCGATGTGGAAGGAGCAGGAAAGGTCTGGAGCCATCTCTGGACACACGTTTGCCATTTGCAGAGCTTCGGCTCCCTGCCTCGCCCTGTCCTCTGCGGAACCCTGTCAGGGAAGTGTTAGTACCCATGTTATAGAGGAGGTGATTAAGTCTCAGGCGGAGGTGCGAATGGTCTGCCAGCAGCTAGTGAACTCTGCCTGTCCTGGGAAGAGTTCCCCTCAAGCTGGGAAACCTGAGAGAGGCTAGTTGGGAGAGCCTGGTGGTGTCTCTCAGGCAAATAGCTGCTACACAGGATTTCTCTTTCTACACCTTTAGAACCAAGGACACTCCCAGGCTGAGTCTCCTCTTGGTGATTCTGGGCGTCATCTTCATGAATGGCAACCGTGCCAGCGAGGGTGAGTGGCTGGACCTGCAACTGGGGGGCTGCCCATAGTCTCATCTTCTGGGTGCCAAACTCTCGTACCTCCTCTCCCCTCGCAGCTGTCCTCTGGGAGGCACTACGCAAGATGGGACTGCGCCCTGGGTATGATTGGCCTCTCCAGCTCCTCCCCTCGGTGCTATCCTCTGGCCGAAGAGGTCCCGGGATTGCAATAGCCTGGTGGTCTGGCGCAAGGGTGTGGGGCGCCCTGGGCTCCATAGAGAGCAAAGGGTCTCACCGGGGCGGACGGGGAAGCAGTGCCGGACGCTGCTCGGTCCCCTCTCTGCTCTGTGGCCCCAGATGACATCTAAGAGAGACAGTCAGAGTCAGGAGCTCCATCAAATCCCTACCCGGGGCATCCCTGACCAACAGTCCTCTGGCCTCTGCTCCATGCCCAGGCCTCCACGGCGACTCCCCGTGGGCTGGGAAGTCATAGTCATGCTAGGGAGGGCCCTTGCCACCGCCTCTGCTCATGGATTCCTTTCCTTGCCCTCAGGGTGAGGCACCCATTCCTCGGCGATCTGAGGAAGCTCATCACAGATGACTTTGTGAAGCAGAAGTAAGTATCACCTGAGCTAACTGCGACTCTCACTCGAGCATCCCTTGTGTGCTGGCCTGGCTGAGAAAGCAGTTCCCTATCCCACATCTTCAACTGGAGGGATGGGTGCCTCTGGCCTGGGAGTGAGTGGCAGTGGGGGTATGCGAGCGTGTGGGGAGCCGAAGGTCAGGGGGGTCTTGGGAAAAGGGAGCGCACGTCACCTGAGAACACGGTGTGGGGTGTGATAACGGCCACCATCTCCTTGAGCACCTGCCCTGTAGACTGACACGAGAGTTCCCCCTGGTTTACACCTAAGGAAcctggagctcagagaggggaCGCCTCTGAGCGTGGCTCCCAGCTGGTAAGGGCCTCAGCCCGACTCTCCTGATTTTCAGGCCAGGGCCCACCCTCTCCCCGTCCCTGGAGGACTTGCCAACGCACAGGCGCGCGTGCACACCAACAAAGGGTCAGGACTTGAGGAGGATGCCTGGAGCACGCTTCTCCTGGCTgactgtttcttcctttccagtcgTTTCCTCTGGTGGGCCTCTCCAGGGCTCCGCCAGGGTGTGGCCAAGACCCTCAAGGTGGGGTGTGCTCAGAGCAGGCGGCCTGAAGAATGGCTCCTCTGTTTACAACACACCCAACAGGAAGCTGGGGCCATGGTGATGAGGGGCACAAACTTGTGGCCTCCCTACAGACAAATGCCCTACATGTGGCCCCCCTGCACCTCCGCATGGCTTCCAGGGAGGACCAATGGCAAAAGGCTTTGAAGGCCTCACTTTTGCAGGCAGAAGTCCTGGGAGTGGGTTTGGGAATGAGTGAAGGGCTGGAGGGGCAGGGCAGTCCTCTTCCAGGAGCTGAGCTGCAGCATCGGGTTGAGGAGGGGCCCCCTGGAACCCATCCGTTCAGCAACAGGTCTGCTTGGCTAGAAGCAAAGTTCACTTTCCTCTCATGCCAAGGTACCTGGAATACAAGAAGATCCCTAACAGCAACCCACCTGAGTATGAATTCCTCTGGGGCCTGCGAGCCCGCCATGAGACCAGCAAGATGAGGGTCCTGAGATTCATCGCCCAGGTAAGGGAGAGCCTCTGTCGGGTGCCCGGCACCGGGGGTGGTGCTCTCCATACCTTGCTTGTTTCTTGGTCGAGGCCTCCTTCCCATTACCCCATATTCCAGTGAGGGTACCGAACACTCACAGAGGCACCTGAACACCCTACGCAAGGTCACAGATGGGGTAAAATCCCAGGTCTGGCACAGGATAGTAGGAGCCCCTGATCCCTGTGGTCCTGATTTTGCCGTCATTGCGCAAAGCACACGGGATGGGGTGAGGCGGGCCGTGGGTGCTCAGCCACTGTGGGGTAGCTCTGTGTCTATGCTTGCCCTTTTCCTCCACAGAATCAGAACCGAGACCCCCGGGAATGGAAGGCTCATTTCTTGGAGGCTGTGGATGATGCTTTCAAGACAATGGATGTGGATATGGCCGAGGAACATGCCAGGGCCCAGATGAGGGCCCAGATGAATATCGGGGACGAAGCTCTGATTGGACGGTGGAGCTGGGATGACATACAAGTCGAGCGAGCTCCTGACCTGGGATGAGGACGGAGATTTTGGCGACGCCTGGGCCAGGATCCCCTTTGCTTTCTGGGCCAGATACCATCAGTACATTCTGAATAGCAACCGTGCCAACAGGAGGGCCACGTGGAGAGCTGGTGTCAGCAGTGGCACCAATGGAGGGGCCAGCACCAGCGTCCTAGATGGCCCTAGCACCAGCTCCACCATCCGGACCAGAAATGCCGCCAGAGCTGGCGCCAGCTTCTTCTCCTGGATCCAGTAAGAGTTTCAGCAGAGAAATGAGACTCTGCAGGAGGGCTGCGGAGGGGGGTGAGATGTCAGAGGGAGGGCCGGGATGGGGGCGTTGCGGGCAACGGCAACAGCATGGACGGACACTTATTTTGTTACGTATATCCCTCCCTGGTTCGCATGTGTCCATGGATGTTGTCACTTTGGTTTCTTGTGCTTTTACAGGCACCGTTGACGAACTGCAGCGATCTTACTGGCCGAGCCAGAGTGCCTCCTCTCAGATTCCTTCTCGACACAGCACCCTAGGCAGCTTCTTCCTGTCAGTCAGAGGTGGCATGCAAGATGAAGCTCTCTTTGCTCTTCCTGCTTTCATTTTGTGCTTTTCCTTGCGCTTTCATGTTTTGGGTATCAGTGTTACATTAAAGTTGCAAAATTAATTTGGACGTTTCTTCCTTTACCTGCACACCCGGTGCTATACCTGGCCGTGCTTGGGCTTGTAGCAAGGAAACTTCTTCAGGCTCTCTGGGATAGGTGGGCCCCACCTCTGCCAAAAAGACCCACAGGGACAGGTGGGATGCTG
This portion of the Macaca thibetana thibetana isolate TM-01 chromosome X, ASM2454274v1, whole genome shotgun sequence genome encodes:
- the LOC126946500 gene encoding LOW QUALITY PROTEIN: melanoma-associated antigen D4-like (The sequence of the model RefSeq protein was modified relative to this genomic sequence to represent the inferred CDS: deleted 1 base in 1 codon) produces the protein MAEGSFSVQSESYSVEDMDEGSDEVREEEMVEGNDYEEFGAFGGYGTLTSFDIHILRAFGSLGPGLRILSNEPWELENPVLAQTLVEALQLDPDTLANETAARAANVARAAASNRAARAAAAAARTAFTQVVASHRVATPQVSGEDTQPTTYAAEAQGPTPEPPLASPQTSQMLVTSEMAAPGAPVTSTKSQTGSPAQEAATEGPSSACAFSQAPCAREVDTTRPSTAFLGQNDVFDFTQPAGVSGMAFPRPKRPAPAQEAATEGSSAASGVPQTGPGREVAATRPKTTKSGKALAKTRWVEPQNVVAAAAAKAKMATSIPEPEGAAAATAQHSAEPWARMGGKRTKKSKHLDDEYESSEEEREPPAVPPTWRASQPSLTVRAQLAPRRPVAPRSQIPSRHVLCLPPRNVTLLQERANKLVKYLMIKDYKKIPIKRADMLKDVIREYDEHFPEIIERATYTLEKKFGIHLKEIDKEEHLYILVCTRDSSARLLGKTKDTPRLSLLLVILGVIFMNGNRASEAVLWEALRKMGLRPGVRHPFLGDLRKLITDDFVKQKYLEYKKIPNSNPPEYEFLWGLRARHETSKMRVLRFIAQNQNRDPREWKAHFLEAVDDAFKTMDVDMAEEHARAQMRAQMNIGDEALIGRWSWDDIQVSELLTWDEDGDFGDAWARIPFAFWARYHQYILNSNRANRRATWRAGVSSGTNGGASTSVLDGPSTSSTIRTRNAARAGASFFSWIQHR